The following are encoded together in the Nocardioides okcheonensis genome:
- a CDS encoding ABC transporter ATP-binding protein gives MDATRSGEPMIRLEGVGKTYPDGTVAVHELDLDVGRGEMVCLVGPSGCGKSTTLKMINRLIEPTAGRIWLDGQDVTDADPVELRRGIGYVIQQIGLFPHQRIEQNVMTVPLLYGESRRTARERAHELLATVGLEPAQYSRKYPHELSGGQRQRVGVARALAANPPVLLMDEPFGAVDPIVRGRLQDEFRRLQDELDKTVVLVTHDIDEAIRMGDRVAVFATGGRLLQYATPAELLAHPADEQVADFVGAGGLRTLTVTRLREEHLEPLDGVATGDLGAAIDLDSSLEEALTAMLRDDRPMIGVRRGAQFVGVLTPGGVHRALRESLR, from the coding sequence ATGGACGCTACACGGAGCGGCGAACCGATGATCCGGCTCGAGGGCGTGGGCAAGACCTATCCGGACGGGACCGTGGCCGTCCACGAGCTCGACCTCGACGTCGGTCGGGGCGAGATGGTCTGCCTCGTCGGTCCGTCGGGCTGTGGCAAGTCGACGACGTTGAAGATGATCAACCGGCTGATCGAGCCGACCGCCGGCCGGATCTGGCTCGACGGCCAGGACGTCACCGACGCCGACCCGGTGGAGCTGCGCCGCGGCATCGGCTACGTCATCCAGCAGATCGGCCTGTTCCCCCACCAGCGCATCGAGCAGAACGTCATGACGGTGCCGCTGCTCTACGGCGAGTCACGGCGGACCGCCCGCGAGCGCGCCCACGAGCTGCTCGCGACCGTCGGCCTCGAGCCCGCGCAGTACTCCCGCAAGTACCCCCACGAGCTCTCCGGCGGCCAGCGCCAGCGCGTCGGCGTCGCCCGCGCGCTCGCCGCGAACCCGCCCGTGCTGCTGATGGACGAGCCGTTCGGCGCCGTCGACCCGATCGTGCGCGGGCGCCTGCAGGACGAGTTCCGCCGGCTCCAGGACGAGCTCGACAAGACCGTGGTGCTCGTGACCCACGACATCGACGAGGCGATCCGGATGGGCGACCGCGTCGCGGTCTTCGCCACCGGCGGCCGGCTCCTGCAGTACGCCACGCCCGCCGAGCTGCTGGCCCATCCCGCCGACGAGCAGGTGGCCGACTTCGTCGGCGCCGGCGGGCTGCGCACGCTCACCGTCACCCGCCTGCGCGAGGAGCACCTCGAGCCGCTCGACGGCGTCGCGACCGGTGACCTGGGGGCCGCCATCGACCTCGACTCCTCCCTCGAGGAGGCGCTGACGGCGATGCTGCGCGACGACCGGCCGATGATCGGCGTGCGCCGCGGGGCGCAGTTCGTCGGCGTCCTCACCCCCGGCGGCGTGCACCGCGCGCTGCGGGAGTCCCTGCGCTAG
- a CDS encoding ABC transporter permease yields the protein MTLLGVADDPSCYSRLVNDWICADYVADRRSEIVDATLQHLGITVVSVLLGLVIAFPLALLARRLPRLESTVLAITTGIYTVPSLALFPLLVPFTGLTATTVVIGLALYALTILVRSLLEGLRAVPADVRESATGLGYGRGGLLLKVELPLALPVVMAGLRVATVSTVALTTVGSLVAYGGLGNLIKDGVLTNFRAELFTASVLCVVLAVLLDVVLVLAQRALTPWTRGARA from the coding sequence GTGACCTTACTGGGGGTGGCCGACGACCCGAGCTGCTACAGCCGCCTCGTCAACGACTGGATCTGCGCGGACTACGTCGCCGACCGGCGCTCCGAGATCGTCGACGCGACCCTCCAGCACCTCGGGATCACGGTCGTGTCGGTGCTCCTCGGGCTGGTCATCGCCTTCCCCCTCGCGCTGCTCGCGCGGCGGCTGCCGCGCCTGGAGTCGACCGTCCTGGCGATCACGACCGGCATCTACACCGTCCCCTCGCTCGCGCTGTTCCCGCTGCTGGTGCCGTTCACCGGGCTGACCGCCACGACGGTCGTCATCGGGCTGGCGCTCTACGCCCTCACGATCCTGGTCCGCAGCCTGCTGGAGGGCCTGCGCGCGGTGCCCGCCGACGTGCGGGAGTCGGCCACCGGCCTCGGCTACGGCCGCGGCGGCCTGCTGCTCAAGGTCGAGCTGCCGCTCGCGCTGCCCGTCGTGATGGCCGGGCTCCGGGTCGCGACGGTGTCGACGGTCGCGCTGACGACGGTCGGCTCGCTGGTGGCCTACGGCGGGCTCGGCAACCTGATCAAGGACGGCGTGCTCACCAACTTCCGCGCCGAGCTGTTCACCGCCTCGGTGCTGTGCGTGGTCCTGGCGGTGCTCCTCGACGTGGTCCTGGTGCTGGCGCAGCGAGCGCTGACGCCGTGGACGAGGGGAGCGCGCGCATGA
- a CDS encoding ABC transporter substrate-binding protein, whose amino-acid sequence MHLVRSLAAVLAASALTLTGCAGDDLSSDTDSGSDATSGSADKGSLTIAGQNFPEATLVASMYEQLLEDAGYTVETKLVDSRDAYMPTFPGDVDIVPEYVGGIVNFLNTQANGDQAEPFEAGDGQQLADDGASLLEDAGIELLDISPATDTNAFFVTQEYSESEGVTTLSDLEGTSVVLAAAPDCEGRLDCEGGLSDQYGIDVTKVLELGYASDQTYQSVLSGESQLGETSTTDGTLESQGLVVLEDDKEIQPAQNLVPAVSAEFLADHPDVADILNPLMAALTTENLTEMNGQMAVDRAKPEDVANDFLTSEGLLG is encoded by the coding sequence ATGCACCTGGTTCGTTCGCTCGCCGCGGTCCTCGCGGCCAGCGCCCTCACGCTCACCGGCTGTGCCGGCGACGACCTGTCCAGCGACACCGACTCCGGCTCCGACGCGACCTCCGGCTCCGCCGACAAGGGCTCGCTGACCATCGCCGGTCAGAACTTCCCCGAGGCCACCCTCGTCGCGTCGATGTACGAGCAGCTGCTCGAGGACGCCGGCTACACCGTCGAGACCAAGCTCGTCGACTCGCGCGACGCCTACATGCCGACCTTCCCCGGCGACGTCGACATCGTCCCGGAGTACGTCGGCGGCATCGTCAACTTCCTCAACACCCAGGCCAACGGCGACCAGGCCGAGCCGTTCGAGGCCGGTGACGGCCAGCAGCTCGCCGACGACGGAGCCAGCCTCCTCGAGGACGCCGGGATCGAGCTCCTCGACATCTCGCCGGCCACCGACACCAATGCCTTCTTCGTCACCCAGGAGTACTCCGAGTCCGAGGGCGTCACCACGCTCTCCGACCTCGAGGGCACGAGCGTCGTGCTCGCCGCGGCGCCCGACTGCGAGGGTCGCCTCGACTGCGAGGGCGGCCTGTCCGACCAGTACGGCATCGACGTCACCAAGGTGCTGGAGCTCGGCTACGCCTCCGACCAGACCTACCAGTCGGTGCTCAGCGGCGAGTCCCAGCTCGGTGAGACCTCCACCACCGACGGCACCCTGGAGTCGCAGGGCCTCGTCGTCCTCGAGGACGACAAGGAGATCCAGCCCGCCCAGAACCTGGTGCCGGCCGTCTCCGCCGAGTTCCTCGCCGACCACCCCGACGTGGCCGACATCCTCAACCCGCTGATGGCCGCGCTCACCACCGAGAACCTCACCGAGATGAACGGCCAGATGGCCGTCGACCGTGCCAAGCCCGAGGACGTCGCCAACGACTTCCTCACCTCGGAGGGCCTGCTCGGCTGA
- a CDS encoding DUF3180 domain-containing protein codes for MTPPDDDDPDEGPRGSLRPTSARALGVCAVVGLVGGWAVHPVSVRLVGHAPPLSWVPGLALVLVAGIMAFLAWQTWQTVQVRRARLEVHQAVNRLVLARACALIGTLVAAAYVGYAVSWLGDGSAVADRWIARALVAAAGAAGVTLASLALERACRTDGGRPQP; via the coding sequence GTGACTCCTCCGGACGACGACGACCCGGACGAGGGTCCGCGCGGCTCCCTCCGGCCCACGTCGGCCCGCGCCCTCGGCGTGTGCGCCGTGGTCGGGCTCGTCGGGGGCTGGGCGGTCCACCCGGTGTCGGTCAGGCTGGTCGGCCACGCGCCGCCGCTGTCGTGGGTGCCGGGGCTGGCCCTGGTGCTGGTCGCCGGGATCATGGCGTTCCTGGCCTGGCAGACCTGGCAGACGGTGCAGGTCCGCCGGGCGCGGCTCGAGGTGCACCAGGCCGTCAACCGGCTGGTGCTCGCCCGCGCGTGCGCGCTGATCGGCACCCTGGTGGCGGCGGCCTACGTCGGCTACGCGGTGAGCTGGCTCGGTGACGGGTCGGCGGTCGCCGACCGCTGGATCGCCCGGGCGCTGGTGGCGGCGGCCGGCGCGGCGGGGGTGACGCTCGCCTCCCTCGCGCTGGAGCGAGCGTGTCGCACCGACGGGGGACGTCCGCAGCCCTAG
- the folK gene encoding 2-amino-4-hydroxy-6-hydroxymethyldihydropteridine diphosphokinase: MTETPNPHIVDTDSLTGEMHPIRRVVVALGSNLGERLSSLQGAVDALADTPDFFVTGVSPVYETEPVDSPEDAGPYLNAVVLADTTLPAARLMERALAIEDAYERERSDIRNAPRTLDVDLIVVGDRRSNEDFLRLPHPRAHERAFVLQPWHDLEPDAVFPERGPISDLLDGVDGSGVKRREDLSLDFQ; encoded by the coding sequence ATGACTGAGACCCCCAACCCGCACATCGTGGACACCGACTCCCTCACCGGGGAGATGCACCCGATCCGCCGGGTCGTCGTCGCGCTCGGGTCCAACCTGGGGGAGCGGCTCTCCTCGCTGCAGGGCGCGGTCGACGCGCTCGCCGACACCCCCGACTTCTTCGTCACCGGCGTCTCGCCGGTCTACGAGACCGAGCCGGTCGACTCGCCCGAGGACGCCGGCCCGTACCTCAACGCGGTCGTGCTCGCCGACACCACGCTCCCGGCCGCCCGGCTGATGGAGCGGGCCCTGGCCATCGAGGACGCCTACGAGCGCGAGCGCAGCGACATCCGCAACGCGCCCCGCACCCTCGACGTCGACCTGATCGTGGTGGGCGACCGCCGGTCCAACGAGGACTTCCTGCGCCTGCCGCACCCGCGGGCGCACGAGCGTGCCTTCGTGCTCCAGCCCTGGCACGACCTCGAGCCCGACGCGGTGTTCCCCGAGCGCGGACCGATCTCCGACCTGCTCGACGGCGTCGACGGCTCGGGCGTGAAGCGACGCGAGGACCTCTCTCTCGACTTCCAGTGA
- the folB gene encoding dihydroneopterin aldolase: protein MTDELAVSGIECFAHHGVFDFEKREGQVFVVDLVLGMDTRAAAASDDLADTVNYGSLTTDVKAAVERDPVDLIETVAQRIADVCLLDSRVEWARVTLHKPDAPIDATYSDVALTITRTRGSS, encoded by the coding sequence GTGACCGACGAGCTCGCCGTGAGCGGCATCGAGTGCTTCGCGCACCACGGTGTCTTCGACTTCGAGAAGCGCGAGGGACAGGTCTTCGTGGTCGACCTCGTGCTCGGGATGGACACCCGCGCCGCGGCCGCGTCGGACGACCTCGCCGACACCGTCAACTACGGCAGCCTCACCACCGACGTGAAGGCCGCCGTCGAGCGGGATCCGGTCGACCTGATAGAAACCGTCGCTCAACGCATCGCGGACGTGTGCCTGTTGGACAGTCGTGTTGAATGGGCCCGGGTCACGCTGCACAAACCTGATGCGCCCATCGACGCGACGTACTCGGACGTCGCGCTGACGATCACCAGAACGCGAGGTAGCTCATGA
- a CDS encoding GNAT family N-acetyltransferase — MIPEDNRFESDPTDALPEDPGLPGGWSAEAPDGTDAATVERLTALLRGHERAGRGWAGSGEEEVLVEVSEHGLAMRENLVVRDPDGVIRAWGSVHDRAEGRMLFVHIVDREVDERLADRCSDVLFEWAEAQARSVGAARGLAVQQIDTGAFADDERQHAWLADAGFDRVRTWWQMSRSVEAAEAELVPDPARWERQGVVFRLVGRSEDGMPDVADLRAVHEVLEGAFTDHFNSAEETFQEFIHRLREDPGHRWDHWWLAEIVDGDGDPEPAGALVGTVSESATGPDGSYVSYLGVLASARGRGVATGLLRTIVADAAARGRDRVGLEVDADSPTGADGLYTSMGWGTKYVTESWHRDVTVAP, encoded by the coding sequence GTGATCCCCGAGGACAACAGGTTCGAGAGCGACCCCACCGACGCCCTCCCGGAGGATCCCGGACTGCCGGGAGGCTGGAGCGCCGAGGCCCCCGACGGGACCGACGCCGCCACCGTCGAGCGGCTCACCGCGCTGCTGCGCGGGCACGAGCGCGCCGGCCGCGGATGGGCCGGCTCGGGCGAGGAGGAGGTCCTCGTCGAGGTCTCCGAGCACGGCCTGGCGATGCGCGAGAACCTGGTCGTCCGCGACCCCGACGGCGTGATCCGGGCCTGGGGGAGCGTGCACGACCGCGCCGAGGGGCGGATGCTCTTCGTCCACATCGTCGACCGCGAGGTCGACGAGCGGCTGGCCGACCGGTGCAGCGACGTGCTGTTCGAGTGGGCCGAGGCCCAGGCCCGGTCCGTCGGCGCGGCCCGCGGCCTGGCCGTGCAGCAGATCGACACGGGCGCCTTCGCCGACGACGAGCGGCAGCACGCCTGGCTGGCCGACGCCGGCTTCGACCGGGTCCGCACCTGGTGGCAGATGAGCCGCTCGGTGGAGGCCGCCGAGGCCGAGCTGGTGCCCGACCCGGCGCGCTGGGAGCGGCAGGGCGTGGTGTTCCGGCTGGTCGGACGCTCCGAGGACGGGATGCCCGACGTCGCCGACCTGCGCGCGGTGCACGAGGTGCTCGAGGGTGCCTTCACCGACCACTTCAACTCCGCGGAGGAGACCTTCCAGGAGTTCATCCACCGCCTCCGCGAGGACCCCGGCCACCGCTGGGACCACTGGTGGCTCGCCGAGATCGTCGACGGCGACGGCGACCCCGAGCCGGCCGGCGCGCTCGTCGGCACGGTCAGCGAGTCCGCCACCGGCCCCGACGGGTCGTACGTCTCCTACCTCGGCGTCCTCGCGTCCGCGCGCGGGCGCGGCGTGGCGACGGGACTGCTGCGCACCATCGTCGCCGACGCCGCCGCGCGCGGCCGCGACCGCGTGGGCCTCGAGGTGGACGCCGACTCACCGACCGGCGCCGACGGGCTCTACACCTCGATGGGCTGGGGCACCAAGTACGTCACGGAGTCCTGGCACCGCGACGTGACCGTGGCCCCATGA
- a CDS encoding glycosyltransferase family 2 protein, whose translation MKRLFSRAPLLGVVIPAWGVEDYLDDCVRSLLAQTHTRWQAVIVDDGSTDRSGDLAEAWAARDHRITVVHQANAGLGAARNTGVAHVRGDYVAFLDSDDVLPRTAYADLVGSLQESGSDLATGSVVRWEHGALTEPPWMRRLHRPLRGARVEDRPEILGDVFAWNKVWRRSAWDAAGLTWPEGVRYEDQPTTTRAFLDGTFDVLEEVVYHWRIRAGSITQTRASSVADLTDRWETKRMALSSVQAHGDAEVERVFRDRVLAGDLWRYFLLVPGCTPDWWRLLRSGVLELWGRRSLVHSGLPPVHRLAGWLVEQDRRADVTALMGWVATLDGPAPRAQDIATGAWRLSIPPSVLDETTVAPEALALRDHEV comes from the coding sequence ATGAAGCGGCTGTTCTCCCGGGCCCCGCTGCTCGGGGTGGTGATCCCTGCGTGGGGGGTCGAGGACTACCTCGACGACTGCGTGCGCTCGCTGCTCGCGCAGACCCACACCCGCTGGCAGGCGGTCATCGTCGACGACGGCTCGACCGACCGCTCCGGCGACCTGGCCGAGGCCTGGGCGGCCCGCGACCACCGGATCACGGTGGTGCACCAGGCCAACGCGGGACTCGGGGCGGCCCGCAACACCGGCGTCGCCCACGTGCGCGGCGACTACGTCGCCTTCCTCGACTCCGACGACGTGCTGCCCCGCACCGCGTACGCCGACCTGGTCGGGTCGCTGCAGGAGTCGGGCTCCGACCTCGCGACCGGGTCGGTCGTGCGCTGGGAGCACGGCGCGCTCACCGAGCCGCCGTGGATGCGGCGCCTGCACCGCCCGCTGCGGGGCGCGCGGGTGGAGGACCGGCCCGAGATCCTCGGCGACGTGTTCGCGTGGAACAAGGTCTGGCGCCGGTCGGCCTGGGACGCCGCGGGGCTGACCTGGCCGGAGGGGGTGCGCTACGAGGACCAGCCGACGACCACCCGCGCCTTCCTCGACGGCACCTTCGACGTGCTCGAGGAGGTCGTCTACCACTGGCGGATCCGCGCCGGGTCGATCACCCAGACCCGCGCGTCGTCGGTGGCCGACCTCACCGACCGGTGGGAGACCAAGCGGATGGCGCTGTCGTCGGTGCAGGCGCACGGCGACGCCGAGGTGGAGCGGGTCTTCCGCGACCGGGTGCTGGCCGGCGACCTGTGGCGCTACTTCCTGCTCGTGCCCGGGTGCACGCCCGACTGGTGGCGGCTGCTGCGCTCCGGCGTGCTGGAGCTGTGGGGCCGCCGCTCGCTCGTGCACAGCGGGCTGCCGCCGGTGCACCGCCTCGCCGGCTGGCTGGTCGAGCAGGACCGCCGCGCCGACGTCACGGCGCTGATGGGGTGGGTCGCGACGCTCGACGGGCCGGCCCCCCGGGCCCAGGACATCGCGACCGGCGCCTGGCGGCTCTCGATCCCGCCGTCGGTCCTCGACGAGACGACCGTGGCCCCGGAGGCCTTGGCACTCCGGGACCACGAGGTCTGA
- a CDS encoding ABC transporter permease, whose translation MRVFSDMWAYLSDGASWSGSDGIAALLGQQLLLTVTALLMAMVVGLPLALWLGHLGRGGFLAINISNVGRAIPTFALLGLLVVAPWPGTDGLGPYGRAGLATLIALTLFALPPIITNAYVAMREVPAEVREAARGMGMTGTQRFWRVELPLGLPLVVSGLRLALVQVWATATIAALVAGPGLGQVITDGFFRSNYGKGIAGALVVAVVALVLELLAALVQRAADPTRRGAPPRGRKDALSVNPATVDQPAESVG comes from the coding sequence ATGAGGGTCTTCAGCGACATGTGGGCATACCTCTCCGACGGCGCGAGCTGGTCGGGGAGCGACGGGATCGCCGCGCTGCTCGGCCAGCAGCTGCTGCTGACCGTGACCGCCCTGCTGATGGCGATGGTCGTCGGGCTGCCGCTCGCGCTGTGGCTCGGTCACCTCGGGCGGGGCGGGTTCCTCGCCATCAACATCTCCAACGTGGGCCGGGCGATCCCGACCTTCGCGCTCCTCGGTCTCCTGGTCGTGGCGCCGTGGCCGGGCACCGACGGCCTGGGCCCGTACGGCCGCGCCGGGCTCGCCACCCTGATCGCGCTCACGCTCTTCGCCCTGCCGCCGATCATCACCAACGCCTACGTCGCCATGCGCGAGGTCCCGGCCGAGGTGCGCGAGGCCGCCCGGGGGATGGGCATGACGGGGACCCAGCGGTTCTGGCGCGTCGAGCTGCCGCTCGGCCTGCCGCTGGTCGTGTCCGGCCTTCGGCTGGCGCTGGTGCAGGTGTGGGCGACCGCGACCATCGCCGCGCTCGTCGCCGGCCCGGGGCTGGGCCAGGTGATCACCGACGGGTTCTTCCGCTCCAACTACGGCAAGGGCATCGCCGGCGCCCTCGTGGTGGCCGTGGTCGCATTGGTGCTCGAGCTGCTCGCCGCGCTCGTCCAGCGCGCCGCGGACCCCACCCGCAGGGGTGCGCCGCCCCGTGGTCGGAAGGACGCGCTGTCGGTGAACCCGGCTACCGTGGACCAGCCCGCCGAATCCGTCGGCTGA